Sequence from the Hypanus sabinus isolate sHypSab1 unplaced genomic scaffold, sHypSab1.hap1 scaffold_2000, whole genome shotgun sequence genome:
CCTGACAGTGTCCTgccgcactgtgagaccccacacactcctggcagggtcctgacacactgtgagaccccacacaaccctgatTGGGTCCTGACACACTAAGAGAAGCCACATACCCCTGGCAGGTTTCAGATACATTGTGAGACCCAGATCTTATCAGGGAGCCTAATGTAAAGGGAACGTTAGGAGACAGTTAGTGACTGGGTAAAAGCCAAggaataagatttaaaaaaaaagttgttttattttctctttctttcatggccttctgtctctttaaccaatcaacttcaaccctccccctccaagtttcacccatCGCCTGgtaattctctctcccctctcctccccacacctgccccctccccccccaccacacttTTCAATTCTACTCCCCAGCGTTTTGTTTCCAGACCTACCGAAGTGTTTAAGCCCGGAACGTCAActatactttttttccatagatgcagcctggccttccgagttcctccagcattttgtgtgtgttgctgcgttttcagcatctacagattctctCTTGATTgtgaaattatagagcagtttgcccaaccttagtggttggggaagtgtgagagtctattattaagattGAGGTTCTGAGGTATTTACAGCCTAattataaaataagtcaaagtcaacatagttaatatgaagggaaatcttgcctgatagatCTGCTAGAGTTCATTGAGGACATtccaaacagggtggacaaaggagatgcagtgcatGTCATTATATTTTCATAAGGCGTATTATAAGTTAACTCATGAatctacttaacaagataaaatccgatGGCGTTACAGGATAGAGGAATAGGTTGGCATAGGACACTCAATGCTGCTGtggagtttgactctgtggttaagaaggcatacagcgcattggccttcatcaaccgtgggattgagttcaagagccgagaggtaaagtggcagttatataggaccctggtcagacaccacttggagtactgtgctcagttctggtcacctcactatgggaaggatatggaaactatagaaagggtgcagtggagatttacaaggatgttaactGTATTGGgtgcatgccctatgagaataggttgagtgaaactggccatttctccttggggtgaggaaggatgagaggtgacctgatagaggtgtataaagtgaTGAAAgctgttgatcgtgtggatagtcagaggctttttcccagtgctgaaatggctagcacgagaggacatagttttatgttgcttggaagcaggtacagaggagatgtcaggggctcagagagtggtgagtacatcctctggatggctacatggagcttagaaaaatagagggctatgggtaaacccagGTAAACTGTAAGGTAAgcacgtgttcggcacagctttgtgggccgaaggacttgtattgtgctgtaggttttccaagtTTCTAATCTTCTACCACACCACAGATCCACAAATGTATTCCTTTTTATTTTGAATCAGTGAtggtgagaggggagggggagctgTGATTCCCGTTACCTATTCCGTTGACAGAATGCCCACTATCATTTTCTCTATCTCCAAAGTCCACATCAACACCGGGCTTTGAAAGTTTTTCCACAGAACAATGATAGAAGTGGCAGTAGTGGGAGTTTGTCTAGTCGGGgctcagtaaactaccagggaaaACTCAACTTCACTGAACAATCAATGTGGAAATGTGATGATCTGATGATTATCTGGCCCATGCCTCTCCGTCCACTTTGGGGTCTGATAATCAAACTTAATTCAGTGTAAGAAAATCCAGTGATAAGTTCAAATAATGCAAAACCTTTGAGCTAATCCTTGTCTACTTAAATAGTGAGTTCTGAGTTGAAGCATTTAACATTTTATCTCTGTTTCCATGGAAGATgctcaacagaaacacaaggagactctacgggcacaaactgaaaaactGAGAGCGAATACGATCCTGATgacggagaaggtgaaggttttccagctggttgatcgatacgctgagctcacggtcatttctactgttcgagatcggagactggtggaacatgagctgctggcaagaggcagagaccacgaggagtggagagagaaacatctccgcagaaagctggaaaaaatccggactgatcagttgttccagagcagcttttcccggagtaaatccaaatctgggagttcagcagcagtggctggagtcccggggatcgggaaaacaacaatggtacaaaagattgtttatgattgggccatggggaaaatataccaacaattccagtttgtcttcagtttcaaattccgggatttaaactctATTAACTGCAGAAAAAACCTGAGGCAACTAATTCAGGATcaatatccttactttgggaatatcctgagagatgTTTGGAAGAATccagagggattgctgtttatatttgatggTCTGGATGAATTCGAGCACAGaattgattttgctgacagtcaaagagatacagaacccaagcaccaatgcccagatcccgagtggtggtgtgaagtgtctgacattttgtacagtttaatccagggcaagctgctcccagggtgttcagtgctggtgaccacccgtcccactgcgttacatttattggataAAGCCAAGATCAgcgtctgggctgaaatcctgggatttgttggtgaggaacggaaggaatatttcatcaggtattttgaagatcagacggtggcagaagctgttttcaaacacgtgaaggagaatgagatcctgtacaccatgagctacaacccctcctactgctggatcctcgctctggcactgggccccttcttcacacaaagagtccgggacccgcagcgagttcccaagacgatcacccaactgtactcgtactatatttacaacatcctgaagaaccacagccgtgagattgagaaaccccgtgatgtgttactcagggttggtcagatggccttcagaggagtgtccgagaggaAGATCATATTTACATATGGAGATTTGATCAgttacaatctgcagccttcccagttcctgtccgggttcctgatggagcttttggagagagaggattctgcccagagcgtggtgtacacattcccacacctcaccatccaagagtttgtagctgcagtcgcacaattcctgacccTACATCCCaaggatatcctgaaattcctcactgaaacccACAACATGACAGATGGGCGGTTTGAGGTATTCCTCCGTTTTGtggctggtctctcctccccaatgacagctcggggcctggaggtgtttctgggtccatttcctcatcaaacaacctgccgggtgattgactgggtgaaggaggaggttaaacgacAGAGTGGAAACACGAGGATTGCATCtcgtaaaaggagcctcctgaacacactgcactacctgtttgagtctcagaatcgtgg
This genomic interval carries:
- the LOC132387579 gene encoding NACHT, LRR and PYD domains-containing protein 3-like isoform X2; its protein translation is MTEKVKVFQLVDRYAELTVISTVRDRRLVEHELLARGRDHEEWREKHLRRKLEKIRTDQLFQSSFSRSKSKSGSSAAVAGVPGIGKTTMVQKIVYDWAMGKIYQQFQFVFSFKFRDLNSINCRKNLRQLIQDQYPYFGNILRDVWKNPEGLLFIFDGLDEFEHRIDFADSQRDTEPKHQCPDPEWWCEVSDILYSLIQGKLLPGCSVLVTTRPTALHLLDKAKISVWAEILGFVGEERKEYFIRYFEDQTVAEAVFKHVKENEILYTMSYNPSYCWILALALGPFFTQRVRDPQRVPKTITQLYSYYIYNILKNHSREIEKPRDVLLRVGQMAFRGVSERKIIFTYGDLISYNLQPSQFLSGFLMELLEREDSAQSVVYTFPHLTIQEFVAAVAQFLTLHPKDILKFLTETHNMTDGRFEVFLRFVAGLSSPMTARGLEVFLGPFPHQTTCRVIDWVKEEVKRQSGNTRIASRKRSLLNTLHYLFESQNRGLAQAALGSVNKLSFSGMALTPIDCAVLSHVIGLCDTIKHLDLQGCHIQCEGIQRLGPGLHKCQELSLGGNELGDSGVKLVSAALRNPECKIQKLWLWDVGLTYCGAEDLASALRTNPSLTELGLGYNELGDSGIKLVSVALTNPKCGIEKLGLRDIGLTDSGAEDLASALSTNISLTELELGFNSLTDRSVPALRRLILALPSLKLIDLWRNQFSQTGGKELRSLQEPRPGLTVDL
- the LOC132387579 gene encoding NACHT, LRR and PYD domains-containing protein 3-like isoform X1, translated to MSRSGKDMGPSSEITELLASWNDSQLLQLTGFYRDRLEQAMEGGVHGVSLALTAENQFSGEEHRKISDLADKGERADSSKLLLSLVMEKGSRARRVMWETFVKMRIGVPKFDKILKEIQMYGSDPSHRSNPTHGLLKILSELKDAQQKHKETLRAQTEKLRANTILMTEKVKVFQLVDRYAELTVISTVRDRRLVEHELLARGRDHEEWREKHLRRKLEKIRTDQLFQSSFSRSKSKSGSSAAVAGVPGIGKTTMVQKIVYDWAMGKIYQQFQFVFSFKFRDLNSINCRKNLRQLIQDQYPYFGNILRDVWKNPEGLLFIFDGLDEFEHRIDFADSQRDTEPKHQCPDPEWWCEVSDILYSLIQGKLLPGCSVLVTTRPTALHLLDKAKISVWAEILGFVGEERKEYFIRYFEDQTVAEAVFKHVKENEILYTMSYNPSYCWILALALGPFFTQRVRDPQRVPKTITQLYSYYIYNILKNHSREIEKPRDVLLRVGQMAFRGVSERKIIFTYGDLISYNLQPSQFLSGFLMELLEREDSAQSVVYTFPHLTIQEFVAAVAQFLTLHPKDILKFLTETHNMTDGRFEVFLRFVAGLSSPMTARGLEVFLGPFPHQTTCRVIDWVKEEVKRQSGNTRIASRKRSLLNTLHYLFESQNRGLAQAALGSVNKLSFSGMALTPIDCAVLSHVIGLCDTIKHLDLQGCHIQCEGIQRLGPGLHKCQELSLGGNELGDSGVKLVSAALRNPECKIQKLWLWDVGLTYCGAEDLASALRTNPSLTELGLGYNELGDSGIKLVSVALTNPKCGIEKLGLRDIGLTDSGAEDLASALSTNISLTELELGFNSLTDRSVPALRRLILALPSLKLIDLWRNQFSQTGGKELRSLQEPRPGLTVDL